CGCGTGCACCTGGATCCAGAGCTTCTCGTCTTCCTCGCCCCTTGCCAGCGCACGTCGGTATCGCGCGCCAGATCGCGCCGCAGCGCGCGCATGAACACATCGCGCTGCCAGGTGCGGAACGGGTGGGCGGCATCGGCGCCAACGGGATCGTCCGGCGGGGGCTCGCTCTGGCCGCCCATGCGCGCTACGGCCGCGTGGGCCTCGGCGGACGGCATCGTGCCGAGCGCCCGGTCCATCAGCATGACGTAGTGCGAAAACACGGCGGCGGCCCGCTCCACGCGCGGGCGCTGCACATGGTGCAGCAGCACGAACAGCGAGCAGGCCTGCGTCAGGAAGACCAGGATCACCAGCAGGACGATATTGCGCGCCAGCAGCGAACGTGGCAGCACGCGGACCATCATGCGTCCACGCCGGCCACCAGCATGTAGCCGACGCCCCAGACGGTCTTGATGAAGCGTGGCTTGGACGGATCTTCCTCGACGATCTGGCGCAGCCGCAGGATCTGCACGTCGATGCTGCGGTCCAGTGCATCATGGTCGCGGCCCCGGGCGCGCGCCAGCAGGTTCTCGCGGCTGACCGCCCGGTTGGGCGACGAGCCCAGCGCGTGCAGCAACAGCATCTGGGCCGAATGGACTTCCACGGGCGCGCCGCCGCGCGTCAGCGTCTGCTTGCCGACATCGAAGCGGAATTCGCCGAAACTCAGGGTCTGGCTGGTCACCGTGGGGTCGCCCGAGGCAATCTTCTGGCGCCGCAGCAGGGCCCGGATGCGGGCCACCAGTTCATCGGGCAGGAAGGGCTTGGCCAGGTAGTCGTCGGCACCGGTATCGAGGCCCACCACGCGGTCGGCCGGGTCGCCCTTGGCCGTCAGCATCAGGATGGGCATGGTCTGGCCCTCGGCCCGCAGCCTGCGGCAGATGGTGAGACCGTCCTCGGGTTCCATCATCAGGTCCAGCACCAGCAGGTCGTACGGTTCGCGCTGCAGGTAG
This region of Cupriavidus sp. EM10 genomic DNA includes:
- a CDS encoding response regulator, whose amino-acid sequence is MEQAHRIIVLDDEAELRNMLQRFLTGHGFQVKAVADGKQLNRYLQREPYDLLVLDLMMEPEDGLTICRRLRAEGQTMPILMLTAKGDPADRVVGLDTGADDYLAKPFLPDELVARIRALLRRQKIASGDPTVTSQTLSFGEFRFDVGKQTLTRGGAPVEVHSAQMLLLHALGSSPNRAVSRENLLARARGRDHDALDRSIDVQILRLRQIVEEDPSKPRFIKTVWGVGYMLVAGVDA